A portion of the Cryptomeria japonica chromosome 5, Sugi_1.0, whole genome shotgun sequence genome contains these proteins:
- the LOC131067340 gene encoding antimicrobial peptide 1-like — protein MKNTNALKYIGVLLVWLLFLKPSVGSHFTVWSGPGCNNQAFRYSACGCSDFSFQAGYDFVYQGQSASVYSVANCQGTADIRFDSSGSGCTGIPWTSVFIQC, from the coding sequence ATGAAGAATACTAATGCTTTGAAATACATAGGAGTGCTGCTTGTATGGCTATTGTTTCTAAAGCCTTCCGTGGGTAGTCATTTTACCGTGTGGTCAGGTCCTGGGTGTAATAACCAGGCATTTCGTTACAGTGCCTGTGGTTGTTCGGACTTTTCGTTCCAGGCAGGATATGATTTTGTATACCAAGGACAAAGTGCCTCTGTGTATAGCGTTGCGAATTGTCAGGGCACAGCAGATATTCGATTTGATAGCAGTGGAAGCGGCTGCACTGGGATTCCCTGGACTAGCGTCTTCATCCAGTGCTGA